A region of Helicoverpa zea isolate HzStark_Cry1AcR chromosome 16, ilHelZeax1.1, whole genome shotgun sequence DNA encodes the following proteins:
- the LOC124637361 gene encoding uncharacterized protein LOC124637361 isoform X3, with translation MNMFRTLLNSIPKNRSEYVEDLEIPEITLTPYEWLDPEEPLSLRSESLLTDSMAEIDRATYSTDSSIPLSRAMTDSEIDYGFYKRYNRLNYTDTWDHLRDAVNAFPPDYMASLNSYISLDPTDELEAAELRLAAELAETRRRYNEEWRRRIQREFDECCVYEPDDPGLSELQDALRSLDMKALEADLASIRPRP, from the exons ATGAACATGTTCAGAACACTACTGAACTCAATACCAAAGAACAGGTCTGAGTACGTCGAGGACCTGGAGATACCGGAGATTACGCTAACGCCGTACGAGTGGTTGGATCCTGAGGAGCCTCTCTCCTTGAGGAGTGAGAGCCTCCTTACTGACAGTATGGCAGAGATCGACAGGGCTACTTATAGTACTGACTCTAGTATTCCGCTGTCCAGGGCAATGACTGACTCGGAGATTGACTATGGGTTTTATAAACGG tacaaCCGGTTGAACTACACCGACACTTGGGATCACCTGCGAGATGCTGTGAACGCCTTCCCGCCAGATTACATGGCTTCTCTGAACAG TTACATCTCACTGGACCCAACTGACGAACTCGAGGCTGCCGAACTAAGATTAGCAGCCGAACTAGCTGAAACTCGGCGTCGCTACAACGAGGAATGGCGCCGACGCATACAGAGGGAGTTTGATGAATGCTGCGTGTACGAACCTGATGACCCTGGACTGTCGGAGCTGCAGGACGCGCTGAGGAGCTTGGACATGAAG GCTCTAGAAGCTGACTTGGCCAGCATAAGGCCGCGACCGTGA
- the LOC124637361 gene encoding uncharacterized protein LOC124637361 isoform X2, giving the protein MNMFRTLLNSIPKNRSEYVEDLEIPEITLTPYEWLDPEEPLSLRSESLLTDSMAEIDRATYSTDSSIPLSRAMTDSEIDYGFYKRYNRLNYTDTWDHLRDAVNAFPPDYMASLNSYISLDPTDELEAAELRLAAELAETRRRYNEEWRRRIQREFDECCVYEPDDPGLSELQDALRSLDMKVLDLKALEADLASIRPRP; this is encoded by the exons ATGAACATGTTCAGAACACTACTGAACTCAATACCAAAGAACAGGTCTGAGTACGTCGAGGACCTGGAGATACCGGAGATTACGCTAACGCCGTACGAGTGGTTGGATCCTGAGGAGCCTCTCTCCTTGAGGAGTGAGAGCCTCCTTACTGACAGTATGGCAGAGATCGACAGGGCTACTTATAGTACTGACTCTAGTATTCCGCTGTCCAGGGCAATGACTGACTCGGAGATTGACTATGGGTTTTATAAACGG tacaaCCGGTTGAACTACACCGACACTTGGGATCACCTGCGAGATGCTGTGAACGCCTTCCCGCCAGATTACATGGCTTCTCTGAACAG TTACATCTCACTGGACCCAACTGACGAACTCGAGGCTGCCGAACTAAGATTAGCAGCCGAACTAGCTGAAACTCGGCGTCGCTACAACGAGGAATGGCGCCGACGCATACAGAGGGAGTTTGATGAATGCTGCGTGTACGAACCTGATGACCCTGGACTGTCGGAGCTGCAGGACGCGCTGAGGAGCTTGGACATGAAGGTCTTGGATTTGAAA GCTCTAGAAGCTGACTTGGCCAGCATAAGGCCGCGACCGTGA
- the LOC124637361 gene encoding uncharacterized protein LOC124637361 isoform X1 → MNMFRTLLNSIPKNRSEYVEDLEIPEITLTPYEWLDPEEPLSLRSESLLTDSMAEIDRATYSTDSSIPLSRAMTDSEIDYGFYKRYNRLNYTDTWDHLRDAVNAFPPDYMASLNSYISLDPTDELEAAELRLAAELAETRRRYNEEWRRRIQREFDECCVYEPDDPGLSELQDALRSLDMKVLDLKQALEADLASIRPRP, encoded by the exons ATGAACATGTTCAGAACACTACTGAACTCAATACCAAAGAACAGGTCTGAGTACGTCGAGGACCTGGAGATACCGGAGATTACGCTAACGCCGTACGAGTGGTTGGATCCTGAGGAGCCTCTCTCCTTGAGGAGTGAGAGCCTCCTTACTGACAGTATGGCAGAGATCGACAGGGCTACTTATAGTACTGACTCTAGTATTCCGCTGTCCAGGGCAATGACTGACTCGGAGATTGACTATGGGTTTTATAAACGG tacaaCCGGTTGAACTACACCGACACTTGGGATCACCTGCGAGATGCTGTGAACGCCTTCCCGCCAGATTACATGGCTTCTCTGAACAG TTACATCTCACTGGACCCAACTGACGAACTCGAGGCTGCCGAACTAAGATTAGCAGCCGAACTAGCTGAAACTCGGCGTCGCTACAACGAGGAATGGCGCCGACGCATACAGAGGGAGTTTGATGAATGCTGCGTGTACGAACCTGATGACCCTGGACTGTCGGAGCTGCAGGACGCGCTGAGGAGCTTGGACATGAAGGTCTTGGATTTGAAA CAGGCTCTAGAAGCTGACTTGGCCAGCATAAGGCCGCGACCGTGA